In Paenibacillus protaetiae, the genomic stretch TTAAAGGAAGCGAAAGCGCAGCTGCGGCGCTACCTGCAAGGTGAAAGCGCGGAGTGGGAGTGCGCCATGGATTTGCGGGGAACGGCGTTCCAGCTTGAAGTGTGGCGCGCGCTGCAAGAGGTCGGCGCGGGAACAACGGAAACCTATTCGGCCTTGGCCGGCAAGCTCGGCCGGCCGTCTGCCGTCCGCGCCGTGGCGTCTGCCATCGGCGCTAATCCCGTCTTGATCGCGGTGCCGTGCCACCGGATCATCGGCAAAGACGGCACGCTTACCGGCTACCGCGGCGGGCTGCCGATGAAGGAGCGCCTGCTCCGGCTCGAAGCCGGCAGGCGCTGAGCGGTATGCCGCACCGTCGCATGCGGAAGCCAGCTTGCTTATCGCATTTTGGCACAGACCCGTCTTGATTGTATGTAATCTATCGGCACATTCGAAGGCATCCGGACGGGTGCCTTTTTTCTGCGCGGATTCATATAGCCCCATAAGGGGCAAAAAAATAGAAGGGGCAAGGATATTTTTTGTTCTGCGATCGTGTTTATATAGACGAGGTGAACGCATGGATGACATTTATAAACGGAATGTAGAAAATATTTACCGCATTTGTTTCATGTATTTGAAAAATCCGGCCGATGCGGAGGATGCCGTTCAATCCACTTTTTTGAAGCTGTTGAAATCCGATATAGCCTTTGCTGACACCGAGCACGAGAAAGCGTGGCTGATTGTAACAGCCAGAAATCACTGCAAAGATGTGCTGAAAAGCTGGTGGAGAACGCGGAAAGCGGAGCTGCCGAACTTGCCTGAAGCCGGTATGGACGACAGCTTTGGCCATTCAGGAGAAGTGCTTGAGCGGCTGCTTTCCTTGCCTGACAAATATAAAATTGTACTTTATCTTTATTATTTTGAAGAGTATTCAGTCAAGGAAATAGCGGGCATGCTCAAGCGCAAGGAGAGCACCATTCAAACTCAGCTGGCGAAAGGACGCAAGCTTATGAAGGTAAGCTTAGGAGGTTATTATGGCAATGAATCATATTAATCGGCTTTTTGAGATTATGGTCCCGGACGAGGCTCAGAAAGAAAAAATGCGGCTGGCCATTGAGCAGCAGAGCCGTCAAGTAAGCCAGCCGGCCCGAAAGCTAAACGGACAACCCCTCTATCGCAAAATACTGGTCTCACTGTCTGTCATTGCGCTGGCGCTTGTCATCTCGGCAACGGCTTATGCTGCCGTATCCGGCAGCATTGAAAAGATGTACGACAGCCTGTTTCACGGCAAAGGACAAACCGTTACGTTTGCAAACGGCGATACTTTGCATTACGTGGTAGAAGAGAACGGCAGTACGGCGGGGATGGGCGGCGACGGCGACGGGCCTTGGCTTGTCAAGAAATCTTGGGGACGCCTGATGTTAAGCGTCAACGGGCACC encodes the following:
- a CDS encoding methylated-DNA--[protein]-cysteine S-methyltransferase — its product is MKQNKPEQIVWGWFEHGDWTMVVAATGKGICYVGSPGAGLRELEAWAAKRMPEGMLVHDEERLKEAKAQLRRYLQGESAEWECAMDLRGTAFQLEVWRALQEVGAGTTETYSALAGKLGRPSAVRAVASAIGANPVLIAVPCHRIIGKDGTLTGYRGGLPMKERLLRLEAGRR
- a CDS encoding RNA polymerase sigma factor, yielding MLIAFWHRPVLIVCNLSAHSKASGRVPFFCADSYSPIRGKKIEGARIFFVLRSCLYRRGERMDDIYKRNVENIYRICFMYLKNPADAEDAVQSTFLKLLKSDIAFADTEHEKAWLIVTARNHCKDVLKSWWRTRKAELPNLPEAGMDDSFGHSGEVLERLLSLPDKYKIVLYLYYFEEYSVKEIAGMLKRKESTIQTQLAKGRKLMKVSLGGYYGNESY